The genomic interval GTCACGCAGCGGATTGCTGCTCGACAAGATCTCAGCCCTCCGAGGGGGCGAGGCGCTGGAGCTCCGCCTCGGTCGACTTCAGCAGGTCGTTCCAGGACGCCTCGAACTTGTCGATGCCCTCGTCCTCCAGAAGCTGCACCACCTCGTCGTAGGAGATGCCGAGCCGCTCGATCGCGTCCAGATCGGCGCGCGCCTGCTCGTAGGTGCCGGAGACCGTGTCGCCCCGGATGTCACCCTGCTCCTCGGTGGCGAACAGCGTCGCCTCCGGCATGGTGTTCACCGTGTTCGGCGCCACCAGCTCGTCGACGTACATGGTCGCCTTGTACGCCTTGTCCTTCACACCGGTGGACGCCCACAGCGGACGCTGCTTGTTGGCGCCCTCGCGCTCCAGCGCGGCCCAGCGCTCGGTGGAGAAGACCTCCTCGTACGCCTGGTAGGCCAGGCGCGCGTTGGCGATGGCGGCCTTGCCGCGCAGCGCCTTGGCCTCGTCGGTGCCGAGCGCGTCGATCCGCTTGTCGATCTCGGTGTCCACGCGGGACACGAAGAAGGACGCCACGGAGTGGATCTCCGACAGGTCAAGGCCGCGGGACTTGGCCTTC from Streptomyces sp. DH-12 carries:
- the tal gene encoding transaldolase, which produces MTDALKRLSDEGVAIWLDDLSRKRITSGNLAELIDQQHVVGVTTNPTIFQKAISEGDGYDTQLTDLAARKVTVEEAIRMITTADVRDAADILRPVFDATDGQDGRVSIEVDPRLAHDTRATVAEAKQLAWLVDRPNTLIKIPATEAGIPAITEVIGLGISVNVTLIFSLERYRKVMDAFVAGLEKAKSRGLDLSEIHSVASFFVSRVDTEIDKRIDALGTDEAKALRGKAAIANARLAYQAYEEVFSTERWAALEREGANKQRPLWASTGVKDKAYKATMYVDELVAPNTVNTMPEATLFATEEQGDIRGDTVSGTYEQARADLDAIERLGISYDEVVQLLEDEGIDKFEASWNDLLKSTEAELQRLAPSEG